A window of the Candidatus Paraluminiphilus aquimaris genome harbors these coding sequences:
- a CDS encoding carbohydrate binding family 9 domain-containing protein yields MVFRYLLVLLIGMYGFGQSPGVLAAPSAQAVRLETVPTLDGRVLSDAAWDRPSLSGFWQQRPIEGTRSTQETEVYIGYTETTLYVGIVAYDSDPSGIIMADSRRDASLENGDNVSFIIDSFMDQQNGLVFGTNPAGIEYDAQVSRQASGSMMGSGGFNLNWDTNWRVATHIGDYGWSAEFEIPFRSLRFGNQDVQTWGFNFQRTIRRNNEIAYWAPISRQYSLSRLADAGRVAGIEAPAMRNFKITPYLLGRERTGNRIASLSDQDGGFDIKYSVTPSLTLDATYNTDFAQVEVDEFQINLDRFSLFLPEQRPFFLENSAQFTVGDPGEMELFFSRRIGIAGDGSAIPIKGGLRLSGKVGDATNVGLLHMQADEVAGVAPQTDFSVARVSQEFDNRSSLGFLVVNKEENGSLDGGPNHYNRTYAVDGQLGLGDDALLSGFVAKTDTPGLSGDDMAVRLAAASDTEAWSFAGSVTHVGENFNPEVGFLRRKDYTRVGIFGLNRWRDASWDNLLEMRPHIAYRGWWGGDGLYETGFWHVDNHWEWKSGFEIHTGVNFLHEGVRESFEFAPGYEVAAGDYDDEELQLVLITDDSQPLSMRVTAKIGGYFGGDRVQVTPAINYRVGEVFNARLGWTLNELKRPGNPEKLRINVGSLRMTYSFSPQISLQALFQYNDATDVVGANLRFAWLTSADAGFYLVYNEMRDEDVGMFTEKRREWILKFSHTFDLFN; encoded by the coding sequence GTGGTTTTTCGATACCTCCTCGTTTTGTTGATAGGCATGTATGGCTTTGGACAAAGCCCTGGCGTGCTCGCTGCGCCCAGTGCTCAGGCTGTTCGTTTGGAGACAGTCCCTACCCTCGACGGAAGGGTGCTCAGCGATGCCGCGTGGGACCGACCGTCACTCAGTGGGTTCTGGCAGCAGCGCCCGATAGAGGGGACGCGCTCAACCCAAGAGACAGAGGTTTATATTGGCTACACGGAAACGACCCTATATGTCGGTATTGTGGCCTATGACAGTGACCCCTCGGGCATCATTATGGCGGATAGCCGCCGCGATGCGTCGCTTGAGAACGGTGATAATGTCAGCTTCATTATCGACAGCTTCATGGATCAGCAGAATGGACTGGTCTTTGGCACTAACCCTGCAGGAATTGAGTACGACGCGCAGGTAAGTCGCCAAGCCAGTGGCTCTATGATGGGGAGTGGTGGTTTCAACCTCAATTGGGACACGAACTGGCGTGTTGCTACCCATATTGGTGATTATGGTTGGTCTGCTGAGTTCGAAATCCCCTTTCGCTCGCTACGCTTTGGTAATCAGGATGTGCAAACCTGGGGCTTTAACTTTCAGCGAACAATTCGTCGCAATAATGAGATCGCATACTGGGCACCTATTTCACGCCAATACAGCTTGTCACGGCTCGCGGATGCGGGACGGGTGGCGGGTATAGAAGCGCCCGCTATGCGAAATTTCAAGATTACACCCTATCTCTTAGGGCGCGAGCGAACCGGAAATAGAATCGCCTCGTTGAGTGATCAAGATGGCGGCTTTGATATTAAATACAGCGTCACGCCGAGCTTGACGTTGGACGCGACGTACAACACCGACTTTGCGCAAGTGGAAGTTGATGAATTCCAAATAAACCTTGATCGCTTCAGCCTATTCTTACCTGAACAGCGCCCTTTTTTCCTAGAGAACTCTGCGCAATTCACGGTGGGAGATCCTGGTGAGATGGAGCTTTTCTTCAGTCGACGCATTGGTATAGCGGGTGACGGTAGCGCGATTCCCATCAAGGGTGGCCTGCGACTTTCAGGCAAGGTGGGCGATGCTACCAACGTGGGCCTGTTACATATGCAAGCCGATGAGGTGGCGGGTGTCGCTCCGCAAACCGACTTTAGCGTTGCGCGTGTGAGTCAAGAATTTGATAACCGCTCAAGCCTTGGCTTCCTCGTCGTCAATAAAGAAGAAAATGGCTCGCTCGACGGCGGTCCCAATCATTACAACCGAACCTATGCAGTCGATGGGCAGTTAGGCCTTGGTGACGATGCACTCCTTTCTGGTTTCGTTGCGAAGACGGACACGCCTGGGCTCAGTGGCGACGACATGGCGGTTCGACTGGCGGCTGCCAGCGATACCGAGGCTTGGTCTTTTGCCGGTAGCGTGACGCATGTTGGCGAGAACTTTAATCCTGAAGTCGGTTTCCTTCGCCGCAAAGATTACACGCGTGTTGGCATCTTTGGACTCAATCGTTGGCGTGACGCCAGTTGGGATAACCTCCTTGAGATGAGGCCACACATTGCCTACCGCGGCTGGTGGGGTGGTGATGGCCTCTACGAAACAGGCTTTTGGCATGTCGATAACCACTGGGAGTGGAAGTCCGGCTTCGAGATTCACACAGGTGTTAACTTCCTGCACGAGGGTGTCCGTGAGTCTTTTGAATTTGCTCCGGGCTACGAGGTCGCAGCGGGGGATTACGACGATGAGGAGCTGCAGTTGGTGCTCATCACAGATGATAGTCAGCCCCTTTCTATGCGCGTGACCGCGAAGATTGGCGGATACTTTGGCGGGGATCGAGTGCAGGTGACGCCTGCGATTAATTATCGTGTGGGTGAGGTGTTTAATGCGCGGCTGGGTTGGACACTTAATGAGTTAAAGCGACCGGGCAACCCCGAGAAGCTTCGTATCAATGTCGGGTCGTTGCGTATGACATATTCATTCAGTCCGCAAATATCCCTTCAAGCACTCTTTCAGTACAACGACGCAACTGACGTGGTTGGCGCCAACCTGCGGTTTGCCTGGTTAACATCGGCAGATGCCGGGTTTTATCTTGTCTATAACGAAATGCGTGATGAGGATGTTGGGATGTTCACAGAAAAGCGTCGCGAGTGGATCCTCAAATTTTCGCATACCTTTGACTTGTTTAATTAA
- a CDS encoding YciI family protein: MLYHILCTDKPGHLQTRLDNREAHLAYINTLGETLFAAGPLLNDRDEMVGSVLIIDFDSDDIAQAFCADDPYALAGLFETVKITRWRKTLP; this comes from the coding sequence ATGCTTTACCACATCCTGTGCACGGATAAGCCCGGACATTTGCAAACTCGTCTCGATAACCGCGAAGCACACCTTGCCTATATAAATACTCTAGGTGAGACGCTATTCGCAGCAGGTCCGCTGCTTAATGATCGTGATGAAATGGTGGGCAGCGTTCTCATTATCGACTTTGACTCTGATGACATTGCGCAAGCGTTTTGTGCTGACGACCCCTACGCTCTCGCCGGCCTATTTGAAACGGTGAAGATAACGCGCTGGCGAAAAACACTGCCGTGA